A genomic segment from Bubalus bubalis isolate 160015118507 breed Murrah chromosome 5, NDDB_SH_1, whole genome shotgun sequence encodes:
- the LOC102396565 gene encoding maestro heat-like repeat-containing protein family member 7 — MEVQAFFPHLFLVLLFRISSLLGVGAAQPPVSQGMDPVSCSVEALKTLMRSAGYSDHVSYVQKLQGWELLTSPERHREGVALLGRAMVVRSCWHTRPVFRLTVRVLQDPDLENHMTALVFFTEASGRAGERVLQGAVA; from the exons ATGGAGGTGCAGGCCTTCTTCCCGCACCTGTTCCTGGTCCTGCTGTTCCGCATCTCCtccctcctgggggtgggggccgccCAGCCCCCTGTGAGCCAGGGGATGGACCCTGTCAG CTGCTCCGTGGAGGCGCTTAAGACCTTGATGAGGAGCGCAGGGTACAGCGACCACGTGTCCTACGTTCAGAAGCTGCAGGGCTGGGAGCTGCTCACCAGTCCGGAGAGACACCGCGAGGGGGTGGCCCTGCTGGGCAG GGCCATGGTCGTCCGCAGCTGCTGGCACACCCGCCCGGTGTTCCGCCTCACCGTCCGCGTCCTCCAGGACCCGGACCTCGAGAACCACATGACGGCTCTTGTGTTCTTCACCGAGGCGAGTGGCCGGGCTGGGGAGCGGGTACTCCAGGGGGCTGTGGCCTGA